GGCGGCGCCGATGGGGTGGTCCGAGGCCTGGCTCAGGCGCTCGATAAACTGGGCATCGCGGCCGGCATCCAGGGCGGCGTCGGCAACGATTTTCTGGAACAGGTCGGCGGGCATCAGGCCGGAGCAGGAGAAGGTCAGCAGGGTGCCACCGGGCTTGAGCAGCTGCATGGCAATCATGTTGATGTCCTTGTAGCCACGGCAGGCGCCATTGAGCTGGGCCTTGTTGTCGGCAAACTTGGGCGGGTCGAGCACTATCACATCGAAGGTTTTACCTTCGTCGCGGTACTGGCGCAGTAGCTTGAAGACATCGGCTTCGCTGTAGGTCACATGGTCGTCGTTAAGGTCATTGATGGCCATATTGTGGCGGGCGGTGTCCAGTGCCAGCGTGGATACGTCCACGTTTTCGATGCTGGCGGCGCCGGCCTTGGCGGCATACAGGCCAAAGGTGCCTGTGTAGCAGAAGCAGTTGAGTACCGACTTGCCTTCCACAAAGCGGGCGGCCATGGCACGGTTATCGCGCTGGTCGAGGTAAAAGCCGGTCTTGTGGCCCTTTTCCACATCCACGGCAATCTTGATGCCGTTCTCTTCGATAATCAGCGGCATGGCAGGCAGCTCGCCATGGAGCAAACCTGTTACCAGTGGCAGGCCTTCTTTCTTACGGGAGTCCACATCGGAGCGCTCATAAATGGCGCACTCGGGGAACTGCTCGGCGAGCACAGACACCAGGGTCTCGCGCCAGTAATCGGCACCGGCGGACAACAGCTGACACACAAGCACATTGGCGTAGCGGTCAATGGTGATGCCGGGCAGACCGTCGGACTCGGCGCCTACGAGACGATAACCGGTGAGGCCCTTTTCGCGGATAAGCGCGTCGCGGCCCGCCTGGGCGCGGGCGATACGGCGGGCGAAAAAGTCGCGGTCGATGGCTTCTTCTTTATCGAAGGTCCAGACACGCACCTGAATTTGCGAGGCATCAGACCAGGCACCACGGCCAAGCCAGCGGCCATCGTGGGCCACTACATCCACGGTTTCACCGCGCAGGGGCTTGCCCTTGATGTTGTGTACGCCGCTGGAAAACACCCAGGGGTGACGACGGTCGAGGGACTTTTCACGTCCCGGCTTGAGTTTGATGCGAATGCTCATGAAGGTGTCTCGATAACGCCAAGGGCGGCGTGTTACAGATTGGAAGCGGCGCATACCTTGTTGCTCATGACTGCTTTAGATGCGCTGCTGCCGTGAAATGCGGCCTATTTTACCTTGTTTGCGCAGGCTTGGCAGGCATTCCCTTAAAAAAGCTCCAGCCCAATGATTAACGGCGCATGATCCGGGGCCTTTGTTAACCCTTGGCAGAATGGCTTTGCGCTACAGAAGCTCAAGCCCAACCGCTCCATTAAGGGCACAGGTTCAAAACCTTTGCTTAACTCCTTGGCCGAACAGCTTCGCGCTACAGAAGCTCAAGCCCGACAACC
The window above is part of the Shewanella litorisediminis genome. Proteins encoded here:
- a CDS encoding class I SAM-dependent methyltransferase, with amino-acid sequence MSIRIKLKPGREKSLDRRHPWVFSSGVHNIKGKPLRGETVDVVAHDGRWLGRGAWSDASQIQVRVWTFDKEEAIDRDFFARRIARAQAGRDALIREKGLTGYRLVGAESDGLPGITIDRYANVLVCQLLSAGADYWRETLVSVLAEQFPECAIYERSDVDSRKKEGLPLVTGLLHGELPAMPLIIEENGIKIAVDVEKGHKTGFYLDQRDNRAMAARFVEGKSVLNCFCYTGTFGLYAAKAGAASIENVDVSTLALDTARHNMAINDLNDDHVTYSEADVFKLLRQYRDEGKTFDVIVLDPPKFADNKAQLNGACRGYKDINMIAMQLLKPGGTLLTFSCSGLMPADLFQKIVADAALDAGRDAQFIERLSQASDHPIGAAFPEGFYLKGLVARVW